Proteins encoded by one window of Candidatus Paceibacterota bacterium:
- a CDS encoding MFS transporter yields the protein MLARKNPLLPIITIVFIDLVGFGIVIPIFAPLLLDMHQTGILPPSYGVAFRNIILGFLLACYPIAQFFGSPILGGLSDRIGRKPIFLASLGGMLAGYLLTAIGIITASLPVIFLGRILSGFSGGSLSVAYSAIADISDERTKVRNFGLVGMMLGLGFIIGPFLGGKLSDPLVYSSFNYATPFLFSSILTFLNIILIYFQFEETLKTRIHRKISILTGFKNIEKAFHMENLRVIFIVIFLLSFGFAFFTQFFQVFLINKFEFTQSNLGNLFAYMGLCIALTQGLIVRPLSFKFAPVKILRFSTLLLGLTFPFLLLPDQAIYIYLIIPFISIWNGLTMPNYNAIVSNLADKESQGEILGINQSIQSLAQALPPILAGFAATISINLPILIAGAMSILAWLTFVLFFEERKKALFHEV from the coding sequence ATGCTCGCTAGAAAAAACCCCCTACTACCCATAATCACTATTGTCTTTATCGACTTGGTCGGCTTTGGTATTGTCATCCCAATTTTCGCCCCATTACTTCTTGATATGCACCAAACGGGGATTCTCCCCCCTTCATACGGCGTCGCCTTTCGTAACATAATTTTGGGTTTTCTTCTTGCGTGCTATCCAATTGCCCAATTTTTTGGTTCTCCTATTTTGGGTGGACTATCAGATAGAATCGGCCGAAAGCCAATTTTTCTAGCTTCCCTTGGTGGAATGCTCGCAGGGTACTTACTCACAGCTATTGGAATAATAACGGCCAGCCTTCCTGTTATATTCCTCGGGCGTATTCTTTCTGGGTTTTCTGGAGGAAGTTTATCTGTTGCTTATAGTGCCATTGCCGACATAAGCGATGAGCGCACCAAAGTACGTAATTTCGGACTTGTAGGAATGATGCTCGGTTTAGGATTTATTATCGGTCCGTTTTTAGGCGGGAAGCTATCTGACCCATTAGTCTACAGCTCTTTTAATTACGCAACGCCATTTTTATTCTCCTCAATACTTACGTTCTTAAACATCATACTAATTTATTTCCAATTTGAAGAAACACTAAAAACAAGGATCCACAGAAAAATATCTATTCTGACCGGATTCAAAAACATAGAAAAAGCTTTTCATATGGAAAACCTCCGCGTTATTTTTATTGTCATTTTTCTTTTATCGTTTGGATTTGCATTTTTCACTCAATTTTTCCAAGTGTTTCTTATAAACAAATTTGAATTTACTCAAAGCAACCTCGGAAATCTTTTTGCGTACATGGGACTATGCATAGCACTAACTCAAGGGCTTATCGTGCGCCCACTTTCCTTTAAATTTGCGCCAGTAAAAATTCTCCGTTTTTCAACCCTTCTCCTTGGTTTAACTTTCCCTTTTTTACTTTTACCGGACCAAGCAATTTATATTTATCTAATCATTCCATTTATTTCAATTTGGAATGGACTCACAATGCCAAACTATAACGCTATTGTTTCCAATTTGGCCGACAAAGAGTCACAAGGTGAAATTTTGGGAATAAATCAATCAATTCAATCCCTTGCCCAAGCCCTCCCTCCAATACTCGCCGGGTTTGCCGCGACAATATCAATTAATCTTCCGATTTTAATAGCTGGCGCCATGAGCATTCTTGCGTGGTTAACATTTGTTCTCTTTTTTGAAGAAAGAAAAAAAGCACTTTTCCACGAGGTTTAA
- the hisS gene encoding histidine--tRNA ligase, whose protein sequence is MNQEKKPNKETLNAPKGMRDILDDEYYQYQGFFEKAQEVAIYYGFKPIETPILEKEEVFTSGIGEGTDIIDKEMYTLKTKGGDHLAMRPEGTAGVMRAYIENGMQALPQPVMLYSYGPYFRHDNPQRGRLRELRQFSLEILGTQKSIADAIIIRTFATILNEAGIEKISLDINSIGDKECRGTYIRELTNYYKKHLDNICGNCRDRLKTNPLRLLDCKNEKCIPIKEGAPNSITYLCSSCKAHFKEVLEYLEEMGIPYRINHNLVRGLSYYTKTVFEFVEVLDEVTEVATENGEVKTEVIERQPLSLAGGGRYDYLGKLLGSKKDVPSVGASIGVDRIIMSKNHKPLSPRIIKKPKVCFIQLGFEAKLKSLAIVEILRKARIPMAQTLAKDNLSAQLSTAERLEVPYTIIFGQKEALEGTVIVRDMATRSQDTVKIEELADYIKKIKER, encoded by the coding sequence ATGAATCAAGAAAAAAAACCAAACAAAGAGACCTTAAACGCCCCAAAAGGAATGCGCGATATTTTGGATGATGAGTATTATCAGTACCAAGGTTTTTTCGAAAAAGCACAGGAAGTTGCTATCTACTATGGGTTCAAACCAATTGAAACCCCAATATTAGAAAAGGAAGAAGTTTTCACTTCTGGGATTGGTGAGGGAACAGATATTATCGACAAAGAAATGTACACCCTAAAAACAAAAGGAGGTGACCATTTAGCAATGCGCCCAGAAGGAACTGCTGGCGTTATGCGAGCATATATCGAAAATGGAATGCAGGCATTACCCCAACCAGTGATGCTTTATTCCTATGGTCCTTATTTCAGACACGACAACCCACAACGTGGACGCTTGCGTGAGTTGCGACAATTTAGCCTAGAAATACTCGGGACCCAAAAAAGTATCGCTGATGCAATTATAATCCGCACGTTTGCTACTATTTTAAACGAAGCTGGTATTGAAAAAATTTCTCTTGATATAAACAGCATTGGTGACAAAGAGTGTCGTGGAACATATATCCGAGAACTAACGAACTATTACAAAAAACACTTAGACAACATTTGTGGAAATTGCCGAGATAGATTGAAAACAAATCCACTCCGCTTGCTCGATTGTAAAAACGAAAAATGTATTCCTATCAAGGAGGGTGCTCCGAACTCGATAACTTATCTTTGTAGTTCATGTAAAGCTCACTTCAAAGAGGTCCTTGAGTATCTAGAAGAAATGGGTATTCCTTATCGCATTAACCACAACCTCGTTCGCGGACTAAGCTATTACACGAAAACTGTTTTTGAGTTCGTTGAAGTGCTTGATGAAGTTACTGAAGTTGCAACAGAAAATGGAGAAGTAAAAACAGAAGTAATAGAGCGCCAGCCTCTCTCCCTTGCTGGAGGAGGAAGATATGACTACCTCGGGAAACTTCTGGGTTCAAAAAAAGACGTGCCGTCGGTTGGAGCAAGTATTGGTGTCGACCGAATTATCATGTCGAAAAACCACAAACCACTTTCTCCTAGAATTATCAAAAAGCCAAAAGTTTGCTTTATCCAGCTTGGTTTTGAGGCAAAACTAAAGAGTCTTGCCATTGTGGAGATTCTCCGTAAGGCGCGCATTCCTATGGCCCAAACCCTTGCAAAAGACAACCTTTCTGCCCAGCTTTCAACAGCAGAGCGTCTTGAAGTCCCGTATACGATTATCTTTGGACAAAAAGAAGCACTAGAGGGCACAGTTATCGTCCGCGATATGGCCACCCGCTCCCAAGATACCGTAAAAATAGAGGAACTCGCCGACTACATAAAAAAGATAAAGGAACGATAA
- the ftsZ gene encoding cell division protein FtsZ, protein MPKINPVIEAFARIKVLGVGGSGNNALNHMINSKVKGVDFLAMNTDTQDLHYSLATKKIHIGKNLTKGLGAGMNPEVGKRAAEETKDEIVDALKGADMVFIACGMGGGTGTGAAPVVAKIAKEQGVLTVGVVTKPFFFEGNQRMRLAEKGLEDLEKEVDALIVVPNDRLLAAVGKDTSLKDSFAMCDEILRQAVEGISELITIPGIVNVDFADIRAVMADAGSALMGIGRATGEKRAEKAAIAAINSPLLEISIEGAKGVLFAIAGGDDLTMHEVQEAAKIITESIDKDAKVIFGAIRDERLKKDEIRITVIATGFPTSIPRKPSLFQFSQKDEKKDATIGAVAIVSTEPTKIEITKETKDQPKEVKKEEKTDDDDWGAVPAFLRRSKQK, encoded by the coding sequence ATGCCAAAAATCAATCCAGTAATAGAAGCATTTGCAAGAATTAAAGTTTTGGGTGTGGGTGGTTCTGGAAACAATGCTTTGAACCACATGATTAATTCTAAGGTTAAAGGCGTTGATTTTCTTGCGATGAACACTGATACTCAAGATCTTCACTACTCTCTCGCTACAAAAAAAATCCATATTGGGAAAAATTTAACAAAAGGACTCGGTGCTGGAATGAATCCAGAGGTTGGTAAGCGCGCAGCAGAAGAAACAAAAGATGAAATCGTTGATGCACTTAAGGGTGCTGATATGGTTTTTATCGCTTGCGGAATGGGTGGTGGAACAGGAACAGGCGCCGCTCCAGTTGTCGCTAAAATTGCAAAAGAGCAAGGAGTCCTTACTGTCGGTGTTGTCACAAAGCCATTCTTTTTTGAAGGAAACCAAAGAATGAGATTGGCTGAAAAAGGCCTCGAGGACCTAGAAAAAGAAGTGGATGCTCTTATTGTTGTTCCAAACGACCGCCTACTAGCGGCTGTTGGTAAAGACACAAGCCTTAAGGATTCATTCGCAATGTGCGACGAGATATTACGCCAAGCTGTTGAGGGAATTTCTGAACTTATCACTATCCCTGGAATAGTTAACGTAGACTTCGCAGACATTCGTGCCGTTATGGCAGACGCAGGTTCTGCTCTCATGGGTATCGGCCGTGCAACTGGCGAAAAGCGGGCCGAAAAAGCCGCAATAGCAGCCATTAACTCCCCTCTTCTTGAGATTTCTATAGAAGGCGCAAAAGGTGTCTTGTTTGCAATTGCCGGAGGAGATGACCTCACAATGCACGAAGTTCAAGAGGCAGCAAAAATAATTACCGAATCAATCGACAAAGACGCAAAAGTTATATTCGGAGCAATCCGTGACGAAAGACTAAAGAAAGACGAGATAAGAATCACTGTTATCGCAACTGGCTTCCCAACATCTATTCCGAGAAAACCATCTCTATTCCAGTTTTCACAAAAAGATGAGAAAAAGGACGCAACAATAGGTGCTGTGGCAATTGTTTCAACCGAGCCAACAAAAATTGAAATAACAAAGGAAACAAAAGATCAACCAAAGGAAGTTAAGAAAGAAGAAAAAACTGACGATGACGACTGGGGTGCCGTACCAGCATTTTTACGCCGTTCAAAACAAAAATAA
- a CDS encoding MGMT family protein yields MKSFTQKVLEVVSKIPKGKTLTYKEVAQRVGNPKAYRAVGNILNKNYNPKIPCHRVVRSDGKIGGYNRGEKKKRALLKKEKPI; encoded by the coding sequence ATGAAATCATTCACCCAGAAAGTTTTAGAAGTGGTTTCAAAAATACCAAAGGGTAAAACCTTAACGTATAAAGAAGTGGCGCAAAGAGTGGGGAATCCAAAGGCTTATCGTGCTGTTGGGAATATTCTAAATAAAAATTATAACCCTAAAATTCCGTGTCATAGAGTAGTGCGAAGTGACGGAAAAATTGGTGGGTATAATCGAGGGGAGAAAAAGAAACGAGCGCTTCTTAAAAAAGAAAAACCAATCTAA
- the ybeY gene encoding rRNA maturation RNase YbeY, protein MIEKDNLSVIRETKGKLPSLPFVAIKNTVLGKNYNLSIAFVGLKKSQELNKKYRGKNKPTNVLSFAYEKGNGEIIISLKTARHDAPLFNTTYKNFVGHLVIHAMLHLKGMQHGSTMESKEKVVMDKFGLL, encoded by the coding sequence ATGATAGAGAAAGATAATCTTTCGGTAATAAGAGAAACAAAAGGCAAGCTTCCAAGCTTGCCTTTTGTGGCAATAAAAAACACAGTTTTAGGTAAAAACTATAACCTCTCAATTGCTTTTGTTGGTCTTAAAAAATCTCAGGAATTAAATAAAAAATATCGCGGTAAAAACAAACCAACAAACGTTCTTTCCTTTGCGTATGAAAAAGGAAATGGTGAAATAATCATTTCTTTAAAAACAGCGAGACATGATGCTCCCCTTTTTAATACGACTTACAAAAATTTTGTTGGCCATCTGGTTATCCACGCGATGCTTCATTTGAAAGGAATGCAACATGGTAGTACAATGGAGAGCAAAGAAAAGGTGGTGATGGACAAATTCGGTTTGCTTTAA
- a CDS encoding S1 RNA-binding domain-containing protein — MTAKKKEKFDLADFSELAEYEEALKKANALKMVVEHSGAMLKDEDLIEGPVIGIERAAVFVDLKPFGTGIIFGREFINAREIIKKINIGDSVKAKVVSTVNEDGYIELSLKEARQALIWSDAEAAIKAKTTLELPIKEANKGGLIIEWQGIVGFLPASQLKPEHYPRVEDGDKDKILRELKKLVGTKLGVYIISASPKEGKLIFSEKGEDHKERDAVLSKFEVGDELLGEVTGIVDFGVFIKIEDGLEGLVHISEIDWGLVEDPRSMFRVGDKIKVKVIEIKEGKISLSIKALKENPWKGIEKRYKKGDIVNGVVIKFNKHGALVSIEEGVAGLAHVSEFGSEEKIREALELGKTYNFQITFFEPKEQRMTLTYLDESKKK; from the coding sequence ATGACTGCAAAAAAGAAAGAGAAATTTGATTTAGCTGATTTTTCGGAATTAGCCGAATACGAGGAGGCGTTAAAAAAAGCGAATGCGCTTAAGATGGTTGTTGAGCACAGTGGCGCGATGTTAAAAGACGAGGACTTGATTGAAGGACCAGTCATTGGAATTGAGCGTGCAGCGGTGTTTGTTGATTTGAAGCCGTTTGGAACAGGTATTATTTTCGGACGTGAATTTATAAATGCCCGAGAAATTATCAAAAAAATAAATATCGGTGATTCTGTTAAAGCGAAGGTTGTTTCAACTGTAAACGAAGATGGATATATTGAGTTGTCTCTCAAGGAGGCTCGCCAAGCTCTTATTTGGAGCGACGCTGAGGCCGCAATCAAAGCAAAGACAACTCTTGAGCTTCCAATCAAAGAGGCAAACAAGGGCGGTCTTATTATTGAATGGCAAGGTATCGTTGGATTCCTCCCTGCTTCTCAACTAAAACCTGAACACTATCCACGCGTTGAAGATGGCGACAAAGACAAAATCTTGCGTGAGTTAAAGAAACTCGTTGGAACAAAACTTGGTGTTTACATCATCTCGGCAAGTCCTAAAGAAGGAAAACTTATCTTTTCTGAAAAAGGAGAAGATCACAAGGAACGAGATGCCGTCCTTTCCAAGTTTGAGGTTGGCGACGAACTTCTTGGCGAAGTGACAGGCATTGTCGACTTCGGCGTCTTCATTAAAATTGAAGATGGTCTCGAAGGTCTTGTTCATATCTCGGAAATTGATTGGGGTCTCGTAGAAGATCCACGCTCAATGTTTAGAGTTGGAGACAAGATAAAGGTCAAGGTTATCGAAATCAAAGAAGGAAAGATTTCCTTATCCATCAAGGCTCTCAAGGAAAACCCATGGAAAGGTATCGAGAAGAGATACAAAAAAGGCGATATCGTGAATGGTGTTGTTATTAAGTTCAACAAACACGGTGCGCTTGTCTCAATCGAAGAAGGTGTCGCGGGATTGGCTCATGTTTCCGAATTTGGTTCTGAAGAAAAAATTCGTGAAGCATTAGAGCTTGGAAAGACTTACAACTTCCAAATCACTTTCTTTGAACCAAAGGAACAAAGAATGACGCTCACCTACTTAGACGAATCGAAAAAGAAATAA
- a CDS encoding FAD-dependent oxidoreductase: MTTSVYDLIIIGGGPAGSAAGVYAARKRLKTLLLTNDFGGQSVVSPDIHNWIGTPSISGIDLAESFKKHLQAYAEDVLEIKEGESITSIKKDSENFSIESASGKTFIGRSILVATGSARKKLNAINADKFEHKGITYCASCDGPLYSDKDVIVIGAGNAGFESAAQLLAYCKSVTLLNRGSDFSKADPGTVEAVLKNEKTKVISNAETIQVDGGDFVESLTYRDVKTEETHTIKTDGIFIEIGQVPNTGLVEGTITLNERKNIVVDPRNQRTSTLGIWAAGDVTDGLYHQNNIAAGDAVKALEDIYIYLHGKN, translated from the coding sequence ATGACCACTTCTGTCTACGACCTAATCATAATAGGCGGTGGTCCGGCCGGCTCTGCCGCCGGAGTTTACGCCGCAAGAAAACGCTTGAAAACGCTTCTTTTGACTAACGATTTCGGCGGACAATCTGTCGTCTCACCAGATATTCATAACTGGATAGGAACACCTTCAATTTCTGGAATCGACCTTGCTGAAAGTTTCAAAAAACATCTTCAAGCTTACGCAGAGGATGTTCTTGAAATAAAGGAGGGTGAAAGTATCACTTCTATTAAAAAAGACAGTGAAAATTTTTCTATTGAAAGCGCTTCTGGTAAAACATTCATTGGACGTTCAATCCTTGTTGCAACAGGTAGTGCGCGAAAAAAACTAAACGCCATAAATGCCGATAAGTTCGAACACAAAGGTATTACTTATTGTGCTTCTTGCGACGGCCCTCTCTATTCAGATAAGGATGTTATTGTTATTGGCGCCGGAAATGCTGGCTTTGAATCAGCTGCCCAACTTCTCGCCTATTGTAAAAGTGTCACTTTGCTAAACCGTGGTTCTGATTTCAGCAAAGCAGATCCTGGCACAGTAGAGGCTGTTTTAAAAAACGAAAAAACAAAAGTAATTTCAAACGCTGAAACTATTCAAGTTGATGGAGGTGATTTCGTAGAGTCGCTCACCTATCGTGATGTAAAAACTGAAGAAACACACACAATAAAAACTGATGGTATTTTTATTGAAATCGGACAAGTTCCAAATACAGGATTAGTGGAAGGAACTATTACTTTAAACGAGCGCAAAAACATTGTCGTTGATCCAAGAAACCAACGTACATCAACTCTAGGTATTTGGGCAGCCGGAGATGTCACAGATGGTTTGTATCATCAAAACAATATCGCCGCAGGCGATGCCGTTAAAGCACTGGAAGACATCTACATCTATCTTCACGGAAAAAATTAG
- the pth gene encoding aminoacyl-tRNA hydrolase, translating into MNYIVVGLGNPGEEYEMTRHNTGRIVLAPFHKKEDFSDWKIDKKLKALVSVGKIGKDKVEIIFPETFMNKSGASIAPVVKNKKQAERLIVVQDDLDLPLGTIKISFNRGSGGHKGIESIIRAIKTEAFVRVRVGVSPKTTKGKAKKPKGEDKIVDFIIGKFSKLEQEAIKKVGKQVTEAITVLVKEGREKAMGEFN; encoded by the coding sequence ATGAATTACATCGTTGTTGGACTAGGAAATCCAGGAGAGGAATATGAAATGACGCGTCATAACACTGGGCGCATTGTTCTCGCGCCATTTCACAAGAAAGAAGATTTTTCCGACTGGAAAATCGACAAGAAGTTAAAGGCATTAGTTTCAGTTGGTAAAATCGGAAAAGATAAAGTAGAAATTATTTTTCCAGAAACTTTTATGAACAAATCTGGAGCAAGTATTGCGCCGGTGGTCAAAAATAAAAAACAGGCAGAAAGATTGATTGTTGTTCAAGATGATTTAGATTTACCGCTTGGCACAATAAAAATTTCTTTCAATCGCGGTTCCGGTGGTCATAAGGGGATTGAGTCAATAATAAGAGCGATAAAAACAGAAGCATTTGTTCGCGTTCGTGTTGGTGTTTCACCAAAGACGACAAAAGGAAAAGCAAAAAAACCAAAAGGCGAAGATAAGATTGTTGATTTTATTATTGGCAAATTTTCTAAATTAGAACAAGAAGCAATAAAAAAAGTTGGCAAGCAAGTTACTGAAGCGATTACGGTCCTTGTAAAAGAAGGTCGCGAAAAAGCGATGGGGGAGTTTAATTAG
- the lepB gene encoding signal peptidase I — protein MSIHKKVVSFANNMDEREKITPPPMSNSEKEKPLESFWGEIFRFAIIAALIVLPFRYFIAQPFIVSGVSMSPTFETGEYLIVDEISYRFNEPKRGDVVIVKKPGNASENLIKRIMGLPGETLRYRNNVLTVINAENKTGFVVTEPYLKDIKTGNFEATLGDDQYFVMGDNRPLSLDSRMVGPVRRDAIVGQALFRLFPLNRISYYPGGIN, from the coding sequence GTGTCAATACACAAAAAAGTAGTATCATTCGCAAACAATATGGATGAGCGAGAAAAAATTACGCCACCACCTATGAGTAATAGCGAAAAAGAAAAACCTCTAGAGTCATTCTGGGGAGAAATTTTCCGTTTTGCGATTATCGCCGCACTTATCGTTCTTCCCTTCAGATATTTTATTGCTCAGCCATTTATAGTTTCTGGCGTTTCAATGTCTCCAACATTTGAAACTGGTGAATACCTCATCGTAGACGAAATTTCCTATCGCTTTAACGAGCCAAAAAGGGGTGATGTTGTTATAGTCAAAAAACCTGGAAATGCGTCTGAGAATTTGATTAAACGCATAATGGGTCTACCTGGTGAAACTCTCCGCTACAGAAACAACGTTCTCACAGTAATAAATGCCGAAAATAAAACTGGATTTGTTGTCACCGAGCCATATTTAAAAGATATCAAAACGGGTAATTTTGAAGCAACACTTGGAGACGATCAATATTTTGTTATGGGAGATAACCGACCACTCTCTCTTGATTCACGAATGGTTGGTCCGGTGAGGCGCGACGCCATCGTCGGCCAGGCCCTCTTTCGCCTTTTCCCGCTAAACCGTATCTCTTATTACCCAGGTGGAATTAATTAA
- the ftsA gene encoding cell division protein FtsA, which yields MARKIVVGIDVGTSLVRVVVAEYFPNTELPRIIGTGIAESRGLRHGYVIQSEEAVKCVERAIRDAEKNSRFTIKKAFLSLGGISLDSVLTSGTAVISRGDSEVSEGDIAKAVEECKKNIGALNNRKIIKIIPVGFKIDGKEVHGRAVGMKGLKLEVKTLFITCLKQHLEDMALVVEEAGVQVAEVVASPLAASYVAVNKRQKTVGCAIVNIGAETVSLVVFENDVPISLHVFQIGSTDITSDIALGLRVSLEEAEVIKRGEKRDQYPRKRLEEIIEARLTDIFELIDNHLKKIGRSGLLPAGIFITGGGSGISTVEDLARASLSLPVKVLGKEIVDTSSGKPKMLDSTWFVPYGLCIAGKNDESKEVGLWGDISSGIKDFVKSLLP from the coding sequence ATGGCGAGAAAAATAGTTGTTGGCATAGATGTAGGAACTTCTCTTGTCCGCGTTGTAGTCGCGGAGTATTTTCCTAACACCGAATTACCAAGAATTATCGGCACCGGTATCGCGGAATCTCGTGGATTAAGGCACGGATACGTCATCCAATCAGAAGAAGCTGTTAAGTGCGTCGAGAGAGCAATTCGAGACGCCGAAAAAAACTCCCGTTTTACAATCAAAAAAGCATTCTTATCTTTGGGTGGGATTAGCCTTGATTCAGTTTTGACCTCAGGAACTGCGGTCATCTCACGTGGTGACAGTGAGGTCTCTGAAGGTGATATTGCAAAAGCAGTCGAGGAGTGTAAAAAAAATATCGGAGCCTTAAATAACCGAAAGATAATAAAAATAATTCCTGTCGGCTTTAAAATAGACGGAAAAGAGGTTCACGGTAGAGCTGTGGGAATGAAAGGTCTCAAGCTTGAAGTAAAAACGCTTTTTATTACATGTCTAAAACAACATTTAGAAGACATGGCTCTTGTTGTCGAAGAAGCGGGTGTGCAAGTTGCTGAGGTTGTTGCTTCTCCACTTGCAGCAAGCTACGTTGCTGTTAATAAAAGACAAAAAACCGTTGGTTGCGCAATTGTAAATATTGGCGCAGAAACGGTCTCGCTTGTAGTTTTTGAAAACGATGTTCCAATCTCACTTCATGTTTTCCAAATAGGATCAACAGATATTACAAGCGATATTGCACTCGGCTTGCGTGTTTCTCTTGAAGAAGCGGAGGTGATAAAACGTGGAGAAAAACGTGACCAATATCCCCGTAAACGTCTTGAAGAAATAATCGAGGCACGTTTAACAGACATATTTGAACTTATTGATAATCATTTAAAAAAAATTGGCAGAAGTGGATTACTCCCGGCTGGTATATTTATCACAGGTGGTGGTTCTGGTATTTCTACAGTAGAAGACTTGGCTCGTGCATCGCTTTCTCTTCCTGTTAAGGTGCTCGGAAAAGAGATAGTCGACACAAGTTCTGGTAAACCAAAAATGCTAGACTCTACGTGGTTTGTCCCGTATGGACTATGTATTGCTGGTAAAAATGACGAAAGTAAAGAAGTCGGCTTATGGGGCGATATTTCCTCTGGAATTAAAGACTTTGTGAAGAGTCTTTTGCCTTAA
- a CDS encoding MBL fold metallo-hydrolase: protein MIITHYGKQFFKVQLGDTTLAFNPISKDSKVRAARFGADVALSSINHPDYNGVDTVVYGEKEPLAITGPGEYETRGVFIKGIPTEVTIGGKKYINTIYLFELDNIKICFLGAYAGKQLPAVTNEAIEEIDILFVAIDGNERVTPADAYALAISLEPKIIIPMDYDENTKALKTFLKEGDAEEVKGLDKYTVKRKDLEGCAGDIVVLDSQS from the coding sequence ATGATTATTACACACTACGGCAAACAATTTTTCAAGGTTCAGCTCGGAGATACGACGCTTGCTTTCAATCCAATTTCAAAAGATTCAAAAGTAAGGGCTGCGCGTTTTGGCGCTGATGTTGCACTTTCTTCTATTAATCACCCCGACTATAACGGGGTTGATACTGTTGTGTATGGAGAAAAAGAGCCACTCGCAATTACAGGACCAGGAGAATACGAAACGCGCGGAGTTTTTATAAAGGGAATTCCCACAGAAGTAACTATTGGAGGAAAAAAATACATTAATACAATTTATCTTTTTGAACTCGACAATATAAAAATTTGTTTTCTTGGCGCATATGCAGGGAAACAATTACCAGCGGTGACGAACGAAGCAATCGAAGAGATTGATATACTTTTTGTTGCGATTGATGGAAATGAGCGAGTAACACCAGCAGATGCATATGCTTTGGCTATTTCTCTTGAACCAAAAATTATTATTCCGATGGATTACGATGAAAATACAAAAGCCCTCAAAACATTTTTAAAAGAAGGGGACGCAGAAGAGGTGAAAGGTCTCGATAAGTACACAGTTAAGAGGAAAGATTTAGAGGGGTGCGCAGGGGATATTGTTGTTTTAGATTCACAATCATAA